From Nitrobacter sp. NHB1, a single genomic window includes:
- a CDS encoding DUF1499 domain-containing protein → MARRFRAAYQSEPFSALATWARRLAVFSAVATLVSIMVVRFGFLEMKPAMATFFGALVCAGLSILAAFAGLVALWRDGSRGIGRILTALLLDVLILAYPAYLAVQYRKLPPIHDITTDPINPPRFDTLARLRGAYGANAAVYAGLYSAEQQRAAYPQIEPVDLDVSAQHAFDIVRRLVARRKWLVIDERAPQPPRQPGHIEAVAKTPVMGFREDVAIRIASDGDGSRVDIRSSSRYFEHDLGSNAARVSSLIDDINAAAENVVEKPAKEPRVPVKSPAKSTTKR, encoded by the coding sequence ATGGCCCGCAGATTCCGCGCCGCTTATCAATCCGAACCGTTCTCCGCGCTCGCCACCTGGGCGCGGCGACTCGCGGTGTTCTCGGCGGTCGCGACGCTGGTATCCATTATGGTGGTCAGGTTCGGCTTCCTCGAAATGAAACCCGCGATGGCGACCTTCTTCGGCGCACTGGTTTGCGCCGGACTGTCCATCCTGGCGGCGTTCGCGGGCCTCGTGGCACTCTGGCGGGACGGCTCGCGCGGCATAGGCCGTATCCTGACGGCATTGCTGCTGGACGTGCTGATCCTCGCCTACCCCGCGTACCTCGCCGTGCAGTATCGCAAGCTGCCGCCGATCCACGATATCACCACCGATCCGATCAATCCGCCGCGGTTCGACACGCTGGCGCGGCTGCGCGGCGCCTACGGCGCCAACGCCGCTGTCTATGCCGGTCTTTATTCCGCCGAGCAGCAGCGCGCCGCCTATCCCCAGATCGAGCCGGTCGACCTCGACGTCTCGGCCCAACACGCCTTCGACATCGTCCGGCGGCTTGTCGCCCGGCGCAAATGGCTGGTGATCGACGAGCGCGCGCCGCAGCCGCCGCGGCAGCCCGGCCATATCGAGGCGGTGGCGAAAACGCCCGTCATGGGATTCCGCGAGGACGTCGCAATCCGCATCGCGTCGGACGGCGACGGGTCACGCGTCGATATCCGCTCGTCGTCGCGTTATTTCGAACACGATCTCGGCAGCAACGCCGCGCGCGTCAGCAGCCTGATCGACGACATCAACGCCGCCGCCGAAAACGTTGTCGAGAAGCCGGCGAAGGAGCCACGCGTGCCGGTCAAGTCTCCCGCCAAGAGCACGACCAAGCGATAA
- a CDS encoding SDR family NAD(P)-dependent oxidoreductase: MTPDKAKPRTDPAAAVADPNAPRRTLLLTGASRGIGHATVIRFSSAGWRVITCSRHPFPEQCPWDAGPEDHIQVDLSDPDNTMQAIREIRSRLEGGRLHALVNNAAISPKGEGGARLGSLNTDMETWEKVFRVNFMAPIMLARGLIGELKAARGSVVNVTSIAGSRVHPFAGAAYSTSKAALASLTREMAADFGRIGVRVNAIAPGEIDTSILSPGTEKIVQRQIPLRRLGTPDEVAKIIYVLCTETSSYVNGAEIHINGGQHV, encoded by the coding sequence ATGACCCCCGACAAGGCGAAGCCGCGAACCGACCCGGCGGCGGCGGTGGCCGACCCCAACGCGCCCCGCCGCACGCTGCTTTTGACCGGCGCGAGCCGCGGCATCGGCCACGCGACCGTGATCCGGTTTTCCAGCGCGGGATGGCGCGTCATCACCTGTTCGCGGCATCCGTTCCCGGAGCAGTGCCCGTGGGATGCCGGGCCCGAGGACCACATCCAGGTCGACCTGTCCGACCCCGACAATACCATGCAGGCGATCCGGGAAATCCGCTCGCGGCTCGAGGGCGGCAGGCTGCACGCGCTGGTCAATAATGCCGCGATCTCGCCGAAGGGCGAGGGCGGCGCGCGGCTCGGCTCGCTGAACACCGACATGGAGACCTGGGAGAAGGTGTTCCGCGTCAACTTCATGGCGCCGATCATGCTGGCGCGCGGATTGATCGGGGAACTGAAGGCCGCGAGGGGTTCCGTCGTGAACGTCACCTCGATCGCCGGCTCGCGTGTGCACCCGTTCGCGGGCGCGGCCTATTCAACCTCAAAAGCGGCGCTGGCCTCGCTCACCCGCGAGATGGCGGCGGACTTCGGCCGCATCGGCGTGCGTGTCAATGCGATTGCGCCGGGCGAGATCGACACCTCGATCCTGTCGCCGGGCACCGAGAAGATTGTCCAGCGGCAGATCCCGCTGCGTCGCCTCGGCACGCCCGACGAAGTGGCGAAGATCATCTACGTGCTGTGCACGGAGACGAGTTCATACGTCAACGGCGCGGAGATCCACATCAACGGCGGCCAGCACGTGTAA
- a CDS encoding magnesium transporter CorA family protein, producing the protein MLSIFAPAGAALRKTSPADLTALPDNAVWIDLEKPTSEEDRAVERLAGVAVPTREDMQEIEISSRLYVENGARYMTASLMCGSETDAPRVTPVTFILSNHRLVTVRYDAPKPLALVENKLARAAAQGLTGEGVLLELLDAVIDRCADILERAGADVDQVSHDIFEPDASARTGRARRYSEILIAIGRKGDLTSKVRESLVSIGRLVTFVAAESDSIKWSKEMRTQLKTMQRDVSSLTDHASYLSNKITFVLDAMLGVVNLEQNNIIKLFSVMAVVLMPPTLIASIYGMNFKLMPELDWPHGYPFALAMMVIAAVLPYMVFKWKKWL; encoded by the coding sequence ATGCTCTCGATCTTCGCGCCGGCCGGTGCCGCGCTGCGGAAGACCTCTCCCGCCGATCTGACCGCGCTGCCGGACAACGCGGTGTGGATCGATCTCGAAAAGCCGACGTCGGAGGAGGATCGCGCGGTGGAGCGGCTCGCGGGGGTTGCGGTGCCGACCCGGGAGGACATGCAGGAGATCGAGATTTCCAGCCGCCTCTATGTCGAGAACGGCGCGCGCTACATGACCGCGAGCCTGATGTGCGGCAGCGAAACCGATGCGCCGCGCGTTACCCCGGTCACCTTTATCCTGTCCAACCATCGTCTCGTCACCGTGCGCTACGACGCGCCAAAACCGCTCGCGCTGGTCGAGAACAAGCTGGCGCGCGCCGCCGCACAGGGCTTGACCGGCGAGGGCGTACTGCTTGAACTGCTCGATGCCGTGATCGACCGCTGCGCCGACATTCTGGAGCGCGCTGGCGCCGACGTCGATCAGGTCAGCCACGACATCTTCGAGCCGGACGCATCCGCGCGCACCGGTCGTGCCAGGCGCTATTCCGAAATCCTGATCGCGATCGGCCGCAAGGGCGATCTCACCTCGAAGGTCCGCGAGAGTCTGGTCTCGATCGGCCGTCTCGTTACCTTCGTCGCCGCCGAATCCGACAGCATCAAATGGTCGAAGGAGATGCGCACACAGCTCAAGACCATGCAGCGCGACGTCTCATCGCTGACCGATCACGCCTCCTATCTGTCGAACAAGATCACCTTCGTGCTCGATGCGATGCTTGGTGTGGTCAATCTCGAGCAGAACAACATCATCAAACTGTTCTCGGTGATGGCGGTGGTCTTGATGCCGCCGACGCTGATCGCCTCGATCTACGGCATGAATTTCAAGCTGATGCCGGAGCTGGACTGGCCGCACGGCTATCCCTTCGCGCTCGCCATGATGGTGATCGCCGCGGTGCTGCCCTACATGGTCTTCAAGTGGAAGAAGTGGCTGTGA
- the pdxH gene encoding pyridoxamine 5'-phosphate oxidase: MNDITDIKHTSQLTSGDFTEAAEPFVLFAAWFAEAAASEPNDPDAMALATADADGLPDVRMVLMKGFDAQGFVFYSHIASAKGRELAANPKAALLFHWKSLRRQVRVRGLVTPVTDAEADAYFATRPKQAQIGAWASKQSQPLESRFAFEQAIAKQAAKYIVGSVPRPPGWRGWRIAPAQFEFWHDRPFRLHDRIEFRRTAPDAPWTKTRLYP, from the coding sequence GGTGATTTCACGGAAGCCGCCGAGCCCTTCGTCCTGTTCGCTGCATGGTTCGCGGAAGCCGCCGCGTCGGAACCCAACGACCCCGACGCCATGGCGCTTGCCACCGCCGATGCCGACGGTTTGCCCGACGTGCGCATGGTGCTGATGAAGGGCTTTGACGCCCAGGGTTTCGTGTTCTACAGCCACATTGCCAGCGCCAAGGGCCGCGAACTCGCCGCAAACCCCAAAGCGGCGCTGCTGTTTCACTGGAAGTCGCTGCGCCGGCAGGTTCGCGTGCGCGGGCTGGTGACGCCGGTGACCGATGCCGAGGCCGACGCCTATTTCGCGACCCGGCCGAAGCAAGCGCAGATCGGCGCCTGGGCCAGCAAGCAGTCGCAGCCGCTGGAAAGCCGTTTCGCGTTCGAGCAGGCCATCGCGAAGCAAGCCGCAAAATATATCGTCGGCAGCGTGCCGCGGCCGCCGGGCTGGCGCGGATGGCGGATCGCGCCCGCGCAATTCGAATTCTGGCACGACCGTCCGTTCCGCCTGCACGACCGCATCGAATTCCGCCGCACGGCGCCTGATGCGCCGTGGACCAAGACAAGGCTGTATCCATGA
- a CDS encoding LysR family transcriptional regulator: MTQDLNDLYFFAQVVDHGGFAAAARALGMPRSRLSRRIAVLEDRLGVRLIQRSTRRFSVTEIGQDYYRHCVAMLVEANAAQELIERSRSKPQGIVRVSCPPPLLYFQVGEMVARFMAECPDVEVHLDSTPRRVDVIAEGVDIALRVRFPPLEDNDLVMRVLAESTQRLVASPALLKRLTRPPVPADLATLPSIGWGPPHQRHEWCLDGPNEATALIPYVPRLITEDMVALRFAALRGIGVGQFPTMVVKTDLDSGTLLDVLPQWSPRAGIVHAVFSSRRGLLPSVRALLDFLAAEFAALTETNSGVSPRKQIR, from the coding sequence ATGACACAGGATCTCAACGACCTCTATTTCTTCGCCCAGGTGGTCGATCACGGCGGATTCGCCGCCGCCGCCCGCGCGCTGGGGATGCCGCGCTCGCGGCTGAGCCGCCGCATCGCGGTCTTGGAAGACAGGCTCGGGGTCCGGCTGATCCAGCGTTCGACCCGACGCTTCAGCGTCACCGAAATCGGGCAGGATTACTATCGGCATTGCGTTGCCATGCTGGTGGAGGCCAACGCTGCGCAGGAACTGATCGAACGCTCGCGCAGCAAACCGCAAGGTATCGTGCGGGTGAGTTGCCCGCCGCCGCTGCTGTATTTTCAGGTCGGCGAGATGGTCGCCCGCTTCATGGCCGAGTGCCCGGACGTCGAGGTCCATCTGGACAGCACGCCGCGCCGGGTCGACGTGATCGCTGAAGGCGTCGACATCGCGCTGCGCGTGCGTTTTCCGCCGCTGGAAGACAACGATCTGGTGATGCGGGTGCTGGCGGAAAGCACGCAGCGGCTGGTGGCAAGCCCGGCGCTGCTGAAGAGGCTGACCCGCCCGCCGGTTCCCGCCGATCTCGCCACGCTTCCCAGCATCGGCTGGGGGCCGCCACATCAGCGTCATGAATGGTGCCTCGACGGCCCCAATGAGGCCACCGCGCTGATCCCCTACGTGCCGCGCCTCATCACCGAGGACATGGTGGCGCTGCGCTTCGCGGCCTTGCGCGGCATCGGCGTCGGGCAGTTTCCGACCATGGTGGTGAAGACCGATCTCGACTCCGGCACGCTATTGGACGTGCTGCCGCAATGGAGTCCCCGCGCCGGCATCGTCCATGCGGTGTTCTCGTCACGGCGCGGGCTGTTGCCCTCGGTGCGGGCGCTGCTGGATTTTCTGGCTGCGGAGTTTGCCGCTTTGACGGAAACGAACAGCGGCGTTTCGCCAAGAAAGCAAATAAGGTAG
- a CDS encoding pirin family protein: MRKILGVFSGPRQHWVGDGFPVRSLFSHVSHGDHVSPFLLLDYAGPADFTPAEQPRGVGVHPHRGFETVTIVYQGEVEHRDSTGNGGLIGPGDVQWMTAASGILHEEFHSRAFTRKGGTLEMVQLWVNLPAKAKNADPGYQTLLNADIPVVDLPDGVGKLRVIAGEFDGRKGPAKTFTPIDIYDVKLNRNGAATINPRDGHTVAVVVLKGTVLVNGSEVAREAQFALLDRSGGEVTIEANTEASVLILSGAPIDEPVVMHGPFVMNTTDEIRQAMADFQSGRFGAIPA, translated from the coding sequence ATGCGAAAGATTCTCGGTGTTTTCAGCGGCCCCCGGCAGCATTGGGTGGGAGACGGCTTTCCGGTCCGCTCGCTGTTCTCGCACGTCAGCCACGGCGACCATGTCAGCCCGTTCCTGCTGCTGGACTATGCCGGCCCGGCGGACTTTACGCCCGCGGAGCAGCCGCGTGGCGTCGGCGTCCATCCGCATCGCGGCTTCGAGACCGTCACCATCGTCTATCAGGGTGAGGTCGAGCACCGCGATTCTACCGGCAACGGCGGCCTGATCGGGCCGGGCGACGTGCAGTGGATGACGGCGGCCTCGGGCATCCTGCACGAGGAGTTCCACTCGCGCGCCTTCACCAGGAAGGGCGGTACGCTGGAGATGGTGCAACTCTGGGTCAATCTGCCGGCCAAGGCGAAGAATGCCGATCCCGGCTACCAGACCCTGCTGAACGCGGACATTCCGGTGGTCGATCTGCCGGACGGCGTCGGCAAGCTGCGGGTGATCGCGGGCGAATTCGACGGCCGCAAAGGACCGGCGAAAACCTTCACGCCGATCGACATCTACGACGTGAAGCTCAACCGCAACGGCGCTGCGACGATCAACCCGCGTGACGGCCACACCGTCGCGGTGGTGGTGCTCAAGGGCACGGTGCTGGTCAACGGCAGCGAGGTCGCGCGAGAAGCGCAGTTCGCGCTGCTCGACCGCAGCGGCGGCGAGGTGACCATCGAGGCCAACACCGAGGCTTCGGTGCTGATCCTGTCCGGCGCGCCGATCGACGAGCCGGTGGTGATGCACGGCCCGTTCGTCATGAACACGACGGACGAGATCCGGCAGGCCATGGCCGATTTCCAGAGCGGCCGCTTCGGCGCGATCCCGGCCTGA
- a CDS encoding extensin family protein, which translates to MVTLAALVMPAAALAGTGMPLPQPRPAAAAATDGKDSKQAGEAAPVTPETSPAPSACRLALTDAVAIAPSIPAIRGPGACGGEDLVRLEAVVLPDGGRVPVKPAATLRCTMAAAVADWIRTDMAPLAEGLGSRVSELDNFDSFECRGRNRVAGAKLSEHGRANALDVRALKFANGRTIDLTDRTVERDVREKVLGSVCARFTTVLGPGSDGYHENHIHLDLIQRRNGYRICHWEIYDSMAAVAPPLPAERPAEAPRREMVEQGGKTSEASPERETAPFAAPQARPAAAMSADVVPEPRRRPPSAKAAAKAAGKPVKDSSKPSPSASAPSSRFSAAKPMKRKRKRHSDLPPFLRGLFN; encoded by the coding sequence ATGGTCACGCTCGCAGCCCTCGTCATGCCGGCGGCGGCTTTGGCAGGGACCGGGATGCCGTTGCCGCAGCCTCGCCCGGCCGCAGCAGCAGCGACCGACGGCAAGGACAGCAAGCAGGCGGGTGAGGCTGCGCCCGTGACGCCCGAGACTTCGCCGGCGCCTTCGGCCTGCCGTCTGGCGCTGACCGATGCGGTAGCCATCGCCCCGAGCATTCCCGCGATCAGGGGGCCGGGCGCGTGCGGCGGTGAGGACCTGGTCCGGCTTGAAGCCGTGGTGCTGCCCGACGGCGGCCGGGTCCCGGTCAAGCCTGCCGCCACGCTGCGCTGTACGATGGCTGCGGCGGTCGCGGACTGGATTCGCACCGACATGGCGCCGCTGGCCGAAGGGCTCGGCAGTCGCGTCAGCGAGCTCGACAATTTCGATTCGTTCGAATGCCGGGGGCGCAATCGGGTTGCCGGAGCAAAGCTGTCCGAACACGGGCGCGCCAATGCGCTCGACGTGCGTGCACTCAAGTTCGCAAACGGACGGACGATCGATCTGACGGATCGTACGGTGGAGCGTGATGTGCGCGAAAAGGTGCTGGGCTCCGTTTGCGCGCGCTTCACCACGGTGCTCGGGCCGGGATCCGATGGTTATCACGAGAATCATATTCACCTCGACCTGATCCAGCGCCGCAACGGCTACCGGATCTGTCACTGGGAGATTTACGATTCCATGGCAGCAGTCGCGCCGCCGCTGCCGGCCGAACGCCCGGCGGAAGCGCCGCGGCGCGAAATGGTGGAACAAGGAGGCAAGACGTCGGAAGCATCTCCGGAGCGTGAGACGGCGCCTTTTGCCGCCCCGCAAGCTAGACCCGCAGCGGCCATGTCGGCGGATGTGGTGCCTGAGCCCCGGAGGCGACCGCCGTCCGCCAAGGCAGCCGCCAAGGCAGCAGGCAAGCCTGTGAAGGATTCGTCGAAGCCATCGCCGTCCGCATCCGCGCCGTCATCGCGGTTTTCAGCCGCGAAACCCATGAAGCGCAAGCGCAAGCGGCACAGCGATCTGCCGCCGTTTCTCAGGGGCCTGTTCAACTGA
- a CDS encoding MBL fold metallo-hydrolase yields the protein MTDTSDNDDIPFNRDFPLKPGVVEEVVPGVRRVLCDNPSPFTFTGTVSYIVGRGKVAIIDPGPDSEAHAKALLDAVRGETVTHIFVTHTHKDHSPNTARIKAATGAPVYAEGPHRASRQRFESEKHNPESGADRDFRPDVRLRDGEVVTGDGWALQAVTTPGHTANHMVFAWKDHNVLFVGDHVMGWSTSIVAPPDGSMIDYMASLEKLSHRDEHLYFSGHGPEIRDGPRFVRYLARHRKAREASILHRLTKGEADIPTLVRAIYIGLDPRLSGAAGYSVLAHLEDLVARGLVLTDGDPVIGGRYRLDRDDFGSN from the coding sequence ATGACCGACACCTCCGATAACGACGATATCCCGTTCAATCGTGACTTTCCGCTGAAACCGGGCGTCGTCGAGGAGGTCGTGCCCGGTGTCCGCCGCGTGCTGTGCGACAATCCGAGCCCCTTCACCTTCACCGGCACCGTGAGCTACATCGTTGGCCGCGGCAAGGTCGCGATCATCGATCCCGGACCGGACAGCGAGGCCCATGCGAAGGCGCTGCTCGATGCGGTGAGGGGCGAGACCGTGACGCACATCTTCGTCACCCACACCCACAAGGATCATTCACCGAATACCGCGCGCATCAAGGCGGCCACCGGCGCGCCTGTTTATGCGGAGGGGCCGCATCGCGCCTCGCGCCAGCGTTTTGAGAGCGAAAAGCACAATCCGGAATCCGGCGCCGACCGCGATTTTCGTCCGGACGTCCGGCTTCGCGACGGCGAGGTCGTGACCGGCGACGGCTGGGCGCTGCAAGCCGTGACCACACCGGGGCACACCGCGAACCACATGGTCTTTGCGTGGAAGGACCATAACGTTCTTTTCGTCGGCGACCATGTCATGGGCTGGTCGACCTCGATCGTTGCGCCGCCCGACGGGTCAATGATCGACTACATGGCCTCGCTCGAGAAGCTCTCGCACCGCGACGAGCACTTGTATTTCTCCGGTCATGGCCCCGAGATCCGGGATGGACCGCGTTTCGTTCGGTATCTCGCACGACATCGCAAAGCGCGCGAGGCGTCGATCCTGCATCGGCTCACGAAAGGCGAGGCCGATATCCCGACCCTGGTCCGCGCCATCTATATCGGCCTCGATCCGCGGTTGTCCGGCGCCGCCGGCTATTCGGTGCTCGCGCATCTGGAAGACCTGGTGGCGCGCGGCCTCGTGCTCACGGATGGCGATCCCGTCATCGGCGGACGCTACCGGCTAGATCGCGATGATTTTGGATCGAATTGA
- a CDS encoding L,D-transpeptidase encodes MSSFWVKLGILAAGLMLSGCMQATHYEATDTSNFKPRDKELLSKVSYVKTPVAAPFRRAIVDYHRKEAPGSIVVDSDNHYLYYVLDGGKAIRYGITVGEEAMAWSGIAKVGGKTEWPPWHPTPGEIQRLGVPKFVPPGPDNPMGSRALYLYANGKDTLFRIHGTNQPEYIGASISSGCIRMTNEDVIDLYDRVKMGTVVVVLEPHHGDSPFNPKMALRGGGGSFN; translated from the coding sequence ATGTCGTCTTTTTGGGTTAAGCTTGGGATCCTGGCTGCGGGCCTGATGCTGTCGGGCTGCATGCAGGCCACACACTACGAGGCCACCGACACCAGCAACTTCAAGCCGCGCGACAAGGAGTTGCTGTCCAAGGTCTCCTACGTGAAAACGCCGGTGGCCGCGCCGTTCCGCCGCGCGATCGTCGACTATCACCGCAAGGAAGCGCCGGGCTCGATCGTGGTCGATTCCGACAACCATTATCTCTATTACGTGCTCGACGGCGGCAAGGCGATCCGTTACGGCATCACCGTCGGCGAAGAAGCGATGGCATGGTCCGGCATCGCAAAGGTTGGCGGCAAGACCGAATGGCCCCCGTGGCACCCGACCCCCGGTGAGATCCAGCGCCTTGGCGTGCCGAAATTCGTGCCTCCCGGTCCGGACAATCCGATGGGATCGCGGGCGCTGTATCTTTACGCCAACGGCAAGGACACGCTGTTCCGCATCCACGGCACCAACCAGCCGGAATACATCGGCGCCTCGATTTCCTCGGGCTGCATCCGCATGACCAACGAGGACGTCATCGATCTCTACGACCGGGTGAAGATGGGCACCGTGGTCGTGGTGCTGGAACCGCATCACGGCGACTCGCCCTTCAATCCAAAGATGGCGTTGCGGGGGGGCGGCGGCAGCTTTAACTGA
- a CDS encoding fatty-acid--CoA ligase, which translates to MRGLMQDWPLLCHRIIDHAAKIHGKREVVTRSVEGPTHRTNYAEIRRRALKLAQRLDREGIKLGDRVATIAWNTWRHLEAWYGIMGIGAVCHTVNPRLFPDQIAWIINHAEDRIVMADITFIPILEKIADKLPSVERYIVFTDRAHLPQTTLKNAVAYEDWIAEADGDFAWKMFDENTAAGMCYTSGTTGDPKGVVYSHRSNVLHSMVANNGDALGAASRDTMLPVVPLFHANSWGIAFSAPSMGTKLVMPGAKLDGASVYELLSTEKVTFTAGVPTVWLMLLQHMEKNDLKLPDLKVVACGGSAMPRSIIKAFDDMGVEVRHAWGMTEMSPVGTVGGLQGQFSHLKGDAKLDLLQMQGYAPFTVEMKITDDTGKELPWDGKTSGRLKVRGPAISGAYYRVEDIILDQQGFFDTGDVVTIDEYGYVRITDRTKDVIKSGGEWISSIDLENLAVGHPKVAEAAVIGVHHPKWGERPLLIVHVRQGESLTREEILGFMDGKICKWWMPDDVAFVDSIPHTATGKILKRALREQFKDYSLPTAAAMRG; encoded by the coding sequence ATGCGCGGCTTGATGCAAGACTGGCCCTTGCTGTGTCATCGGATCATCGATCATGCGGCAAAGATTCACGGCAAGCGCGAGGTGGTTACGCGATCGGTCGAGGGTCCGACTCATCGGACAAACTACGCCGAAATTCGCCGCCGCGCGCTGAAACTCGCGCAGCGGCTCGATCGCGAAGGCATTAAACTCGGTGATCGCGTCGCCACCATCGCATGGAACACCTGGCGTCATCTCGAGGCCTGGTATGGCATCATGGGCATCGGCGCCGTCTGCCATACCGTCAACCCCCGCTTGTTTCCGGACCAGATCGCCTGGATCATCAACCATGCTGAAGACCGCATCGTGATGGCCGATATCACTTTCATTCCGATTCTGGAAAAGATCGCCGACAAGCTGCCGAGCGTGGAGCGCTACATCGTTTTCACCGACAGGGCGCACCTGCCGCAGACCACGCTGAAAAATGCGGTCGCATACGAAGACTGGATCGCGGAAGCCGACGGCGACTTCGCCTGGAAAATGTTTGACGAAAACACCGCAGCGGGGATGTGCTACACCTCGGGGACCACGGGCGATCCGAAGGGCGTCGTGTATTCGCATCGCTCCAACGTGCTGCATTCCATGGTGGCCAACAACGGTGACGCGCTTGGTGCGGCATCGAGGGATACAATGCTGCCGGTGGTGCCGTTGTTCCATGCCAACAGCTGGGGCATCGCGTTCTCCGCGCCGTCCATGGGCACCAAGCTGGTGATGCCCGGCGCCAAGCTCGACGGCGCATCGGTGTACGAACTGCTGTCGACCGAGAAGGTCACGTTCACCGCTGGCGTGCCTACCGTGTGGCTGATGCTGCTGCAACACATGGAGAAGAACGACCTCAAGCTGCCGGACCTCAAGGTCGTGGCCTGCGGCGGTTCGGCGATGCCGCGCTCGATCATCAAGGCGTTCGACGACATGGGCGTCGAGGTTCGTCACGCATGGGGCATGACGGAAATGTCGCCGGTCGGCACGGTCGGCGGGCTACAGGGCCAATTCAGCCACCTCAAGGGAGACGCCAAGCTCGACCTGTTGCAGATGCAAGGTTATGCGCCGTTCACGGTCGAAATGAAGATCACCGACGACACCGGCAAGGAATTGCCGTGGGACGGCAAGACCTCCGGCCGGCTCAAGGTGCGAGGTCCCGCGATCTCCGGCGCCTACTACCGCGTCGAGGACATCATCCTCGACCAGCAGGGCTTCTTCGACACCGGCGACGTTGTCACCATTGACGAGTACGGCTACGTGCGGATCACGGACCGCACGAAGGACGTGATCAAGTCGGGAGGCGAATGGATTTCGTCGATCGACCTGGAAAATCTCGCGGTTGGCCATCCCAAGGTGGCGGAAGCCGCCGTAATCGGCGTGCACCATCCGAAGTGGGGCGAACGCCCGCTCCTGATCGTCCATGTCAGGCAGGGCGAGAGCCTGACACGCGAGGAGATTCTCGGTTTCATGGATGGCAAGATCTGCAAGTGGTGGATGCCTGACGACGTCGCGTTCGTCGACAGCATCCCCCACACCGCCACCGGAAAGATCTTGAAAAGGGCGCTGCGCGAGCAGTTCAAGGATTACAGCCTGCCGACCGCGGCGGCGATGCGGGGTTGA
- a CDS encoding acyl-CoA dehydrogenase — MSVRPQSKDQPVPVSFQWDDPFGLDDQLTEDERMIRDTARAYAQDKLLPRIVKAYLEEKTDREIFNEMGELGLNGITLPEEYGCANASYVAYGLVAREIERVDSGYRSMNSVQSSLVMYPIYAYGDESQRKKYLPRLATGEWVGCFGLTEPDAGSDPGGMKTRAEKVSDGYRLTGSKTWISNAPIADLFVVWARSAAHDNQIRGFVLEKGMKGLSAPKIGGKLSLRASCTGEIVMDGVVVPEENLLPNVSGLKGPFGCLNRARYGISWGVMGAAEDCMHRARKYVLERKQFGRPLAATQLVQKKLADMQTDIALGLQGSLRVGRLMDEGKMAPEMISIVKRNNCGKALDIARMARDMHGGNGIQIDYHVMRHAANLETVNTYEGTHDVHALILGRAITGIQAFS, encoded by the coding sequence ATGAGTGTTCGTCCGCAAAGCAAGGACCAACCCGTGCCGGTCAGTTTCCAGTGGGACGATCCGTTCGGGCTGGACGATCAGTTGACCGAAGACGAACGCATGATCCGCGACACCGCGCGCGCCTACGCGCAGGACAAGCTGCTGCCGCGCATCGTCAAGGCCTATCTGGAAGAGAAGACCGACCGCGAGATCTTCAACGAGATGGGCGAGCTTGGCCTGAACGGCATCACTCTGCCGGAGGAATATGGTTGCGCCAATGCCAGCTACGTTGCCTATGGCCTCGTCGCGCGGGAGATCGAGCGTGTGGACTCGGGCTACCGCTCGATGAATTCGGTGCAGTCGTCGCTGGTGATGTATCCGATCTATGCCTATGGCGACGAGAGCCAGCGCAAGAAATACCTGCCCAGGCTCGCGACCGGCGAATGGGTCGGCTGTTTTGGCCTGACCGAGCCGGATGCCGGTTCCGATCCCGGCGGCATGAAAACCCGTGCCGAGAAGGTGTCGGACGGCTACCGGCTGACCGGCTCGAAGACGTGGATTTCCAACGCGCCGATCGCGGACCTGTTCGTCGTATGGGCCAGGTCGGCGGCGCACGATAATCAGATCCGTGGTTTCGTGCTGGAGAAGGGCATGAAGGGCCTATCCGCCCCGAAGATCGGCGGCAAGCTCAGCTTGCGGGCGTCGTGCACCGGCGAGATCGTGATGGATGGCGTGGTGGTGCCGGAAGAGAACCTGCTGCCGAACGTGTCCGGACTGAAAGGTCCATTCGGCTGCCTGAACCGCGCGCGCTACGGCATCTCATGGGGCGTTATGGGCGCGGCGGAAGACTGTATGCATCGCGCGCGGAAATACGTGCTCGAGCGAAAGCAGTTCGGCCGTCCGCTGGCGGCGACGCAACTGGTGCAGAAGAAACTGGCGGACATGCAGACCGACATCGCGCTCGGGCTTCAGGGCAGCCTGCGTGTCGGCCGGCTGATGGACGAGGGCAAGATGGCGCCGGAGATGATCTCTATCGTCAAACGCAACAATTGCGGCAAGGCGCTCGATATCGCGCGGATGGCGCGCGATATGCACGGCGGCAACGGCATCCAGATCGATTATCACGTGATGCGCCACGCCGCCAATCTTGAGACTGTCAATACCTATGAGGGCACCCACGACGTCCATGCGCTGATCCTCGGCCGCGCCATCACCGGCATCCAGGCGTTTTCGTAA